TCCGCGCCATCGGCAGTTCGCGACGCGGCAGCCGTGCTCGTCGACCGCGTCGACCGGTACGTGTACGTCTCCAGTCGATCGGTCTACCGGTGGCCGATGCCGGCGCGCGGCGCCGAGGACCTGCCCATGTGCGACGCGTCGCCCGATGACGGTGACGTCAACTACCAGCGGGCCAAGCGCGGCGGCGAGCTCGCCGCACTGGCGGCATTCGGCGACCGGGCGCTGTTCGCACGCGCGGGGTTGATCCTCGGGCCCCGCGAGGACATCGGCCGGCTGCCGTGGTGGCTGCACCGCATCGCCCGCGGTGGCCCGGTGCTCGCGCCGGGGCCCGCGGACAACGGCGTGCAGTTCATCGACGCGCGCGACCTCGCCGCGTTCGTCCTCGACACGGCTGAGCACGGCTTCGGCGGTCCCTACGACGTCGTCAGCCCCGTCGGTCACGCCTCCATGCGCGACGTGCTGGAGGCGTGCGTCGCGGTGACCGACAGCGACGCAGAGTTGCGGTGGACGCCGCCGGAGCCGATCCTCGCCGCCGATGTCCAGCCGTGGACCGACCTGCCGATCTGGTTGCCGCCCGGCGAGGACCATGACGCAATGCATGGCGCGGACGTGTCGAAGGCGGTCAGCGACGGCCTGCACTGCCGGCCCGTGTACGAGACCGTCGCCGACACGTCGGCGTGGCTGCAGTCGCTCGACGCGCCGCCGGTGCCACCCGATCGCGCCTACATCCAGCCGGTCGGCCTCGACCCCGACATCGAGGCACGCCTGCTCAGCGCGGCGGGCTCCTGACGTTCAGCGTGCCGAGCACGATGTGCGGCGCTGCTAGTCACGTCGATGATCTCCAACGCGCGCCCGACGCCCGGGTGCAGGCGACGCATGGGCGAACGCGCGCCGCGGCACTGGCGAGGGCGAGGTCCGCACGGTGGCCGGCTCCTCAGTCGAGCGGTTCGAGCGCGCCGAGCAGCGTGGGAACGAACTCGGCGACCGTCGGGTGGATCGGCAGCGCGTCGCGCACCTGCGGGTAGCGCACACCCGCCTGCATCGCGAACCCGATGACCTGGGCCAGGTCGTCGCCGTGCATGCCGAGGAACGCCGCGCCGAGAAACTCCTCGGTCTCGGCATCGACGAGGACCTTCATGAGACCCTCCGTCTCACCATCGAGCCTCGCCCTGCTGATCGACGACATCGGCAACTGTGCCTGCAGGACCTGACGACCGCTGTCACGCGCCTGCGCTTCGGTCATGCCGACCCGGCCGAGCGGCGGATCGGTGAACATCGCGTACGTCGTGATGCGACCGTCGACGGTGCGCTCCTGGTCCAGCAGGATCGCCGTGTCGTGGTATGCCGTGTGGGTGAAGGCACCGTGGCCGTTGACGTCCCCGAGCGCCCAGATGCCGGGCACCGATGTCTCGAACCGACCGTTGATCCGCACGTAGCCCCGGTCGTCGCGCTCCAGTCCGACGGCGTCGGCGTTGATGCGGTCGGCGTTGGGCGCCCGACCGGTGGCGACGAGCACGTGGCTGCCCACCACCTCCTCGGCGCCCACCGCGATCGCGACGCCATCGTCGTGCGGACGCATCCGCGACGCGCGCCCCTCGACGAGGCGCACCCCCTCGCCGGTGAGGATGTCAGCCAGTGCAGCCGAGACCTCGGGGTCTTCGCGTCCAGCCACGCCGCCGCCGGCGAGGATCGTCACGTCCGCACCGAAGCGCCGGAACATCTGCCCGAACTCCAGACCGATGTAGCCGCCGCCGACCACGAGCAGGTGCGACGGCAACTCGTCGAGCGCGAGCAGTTCGACCTCGGTCATGACGTCGACGTCGTCGATGCCGTCGATCGGCGGGACTGTCGCCCGTGCGCCGGTGTCGATGTACACGCGTTCCGAGGCGATGACCGCGTCGCCGGTCCGCACGCGGTGCAGGCCGTCGTCGGTGCCGT
This sequence is a window from Euzebyales bacterium. Protein-coding genes within it:
- a CDS encoding NAD-dependent epimerase/dehydratase family protein; this encodes MVQRLLILGGSSFVGPAVIDDALARGWDVTVLNRGTQPAPAGVTSLTGDRTSSGGLAALHDGIWDVVVDTWASAPSAVRDAAAVLVDRVDRYVYVSSRSVYRWPMPARGAEDLPMCDASPDDGDVNYQRAKRGGELAALAAFGDRALFARAGLILGPREDIGRLPWWLHRIARGGPVLAPGPADNGVQFIDARDLAAFVLDTAEHGFGGPYDVVSPVGHASMRDVLEACVAVTDSDAELRWTPPEPILAADVQPWTDLPIWLPPGEDHDAMHGADVSKAVSDGLHCRPVYETVADTSAWLQSLDAPPVPPDRAYIQPVGLDPDIEARLLSAAGS
- a CDS encoding mercuric reductase; this encodes MEQFDAVVIGAGQAGPGVAAAYAAQGRRVAMTEVDRVGGTCLNHGCRPTKAMRASARIAHLARRAGDYGVRTGDISVDFAAVMRRMRDMIDDMRSGIEEWLAGEDNIEVFAGASSFDGTDDGLHRVRTGDAVIASERVYIDTGARATVPPIDGIDDVDVMTEVELLALDELPSHLLVVGGGYIGLEFGQMFRRFGADVTILAGGGVAGREDPEVSAALADILTGEGVRLVEGRASRMRPHDDGVAIAVGAEEVVGSHVLVATGRAPNADRINADAVGLERDDRGYVRINGRFETSVPGIWALGDVNGHGAFTHTAYHDTAILLDQERTVDGRITTYAMFTDPPLGRVGMTEAQARDSGRQVLQAQLPMSSISRARLDGETEGLMKVLVDAETEEFLGAAFLGMHGDDLAQVIGFAMQAGVRYPQVRDALPIHPTVAEFVPTLLGALEPLD